In Pseudomonas campi, the sequence CTGAAGGTAATCGTCGGTGCCCGTCTCGATTGGCACGAGTTCGCCACCGAGACCTCCAGCTACAAGGTCACCCGCAACCTGACCCGCTACGCCGGGGTGATCTACGACCTGAACGAGACCTACTCGGTCTACACCAGCTACACCGACATTTTCAAACCGCAGCAGGCCCTCGACGCCAGCGGCAGCGTGCTCAAGCCAATCGAAGGTGAGAACTACGAGATCGGCCTCAAGGGCGAGTACCTGGACGGCGCGGTGAATGCCACCGTAGCGCTGTTCCAGGTCGACCAGCTGAATCGCGCCGTCGAAGACACCAGCGGCCCGACCCCGTGCCCAAGCAACCCGACTTCGCCTTACTGCCAGCGTGCATCAGGCAAGGTGCGCAGCCAGGGTCTCGACTTCGAAGTCAGCGGTGCGCTGACCGAGAACTGGAACGCCAGCGCGTCGTACACCTATGTCGAAGCCAAGTACAAGCAGGATGCCAACGAGGACAACGAAGGCGAATACTTCGATCCGACCATCCCGCGTCATCTGTACAAGCTGGCCACCGTCTACAACCTGCCGGGCGAACTGCACCAGTGGCGCGTCGGTGGCGACGTGATCAGCCAGAGCTCAACCGAGAGCCCGGAAGGCTACGAGCAGGAGGACTACTCCCTGGTCGGCCTGATGGTGGGCTACAAGGTCAACGAGCACATCGACACCCGCGTCAACATCAACAACCTGTTCGACAAGCACTATTACAGTGGCATCGACTTCGGCAACTTGAACTACGGCGCGCCGCGCAACGCCATGCTCAGCGTGAAGTGGACGCTGTAACTAACCTGCCCACATAACAACTAGATGGATAGAGAAAAGGGAGCCCGGGCTCCCTTTTCTCATGCTTGACGCCAGGAAAACTCAACAGCAGACACCTACCCAAGCTGGGCTCGCAAAACGCCTCGCGCTGCCAATACTCCCCATCTACATCATGGCCGCCCCATCCGTCGGCAGAACAGCATTGGTGGGCCTCGACCCCGGTGTTATCCTGCCGCGAAGCTAAAAAATGACTGCAAGGGAGTTCGGCAATGCTGGTGTGGGAAGGCAACCGATTCAGTATCGGAGATCGCAAGTTCCAGATCATGGTCGAACTTACCGACCTATACACCCTAAAGAATCAGGATGGTTTCATTCTCGGCAAACCTCGCCGCTACCTCGACAAATACTGTGAGCATCTGGCCGGCAAGACATTCCAGAACATTTTTGAACTCGGCATATTCAGGGGAGGAAGCACCATTTTTCTCAATGAAATGTTCAAACCGGAAAAACTGGTAGCCATCGACTTCAATAGCCAACCTGTCGGGATTCTCAACAGATACGCTCAAGAGCCTGGAAACAGTGGTGCGGTACTGCCTTTCTATGGTGTCGACCAGAGTGATGTGAGCCGACTCTCCGATATCTACCATGAGACTTTCGGAAGTGCACCACTCGATCTGGTAGTGGATGACGCGTCGCATTTTCTTGATGAAACGCGCGCCTCTTTCAACTTCCTTTTTCCCAAACTACGCGCCGGCGGTACCTACATCATTGAAGACTGGGCTTGGGCGCATCAGGCTTGTGACTTCAAGGGACTGAATGAAGGTTTTGCAGAGAAGCCATCCATGGCCAACCTGATCATCGACATCGTCCTGGCATCAGTAGCGGCACCTGGGCTCTTCGATGAAGTGAGCATCAATGATGGCTTCGTGATGGTGACAAAAGGCGCAACCCCCATCGACGGAGAGTTCGACATCCGCGCCTATAACTTCCACCGAGGGCAGGTCATGGGTCAGCAGGACTACTTCGCATGAAACCTGCCGCCTAGCCAGCTTTCAGGCCTGCGATTGCAGGTAGTTCTGCAGGCCGACGCGGTCGATCAGGCCGAGCTGCTGTTCCAGCCAGTAGGCGTGGTCTTCCTCGGTGTCTTTCAGCTGCAGGCCGAGCATGTCGCGGCTGATGTAGTCCTTGTGTTTCTCGCACAGGGTCATGCCCTTGCTCAGGGCTTCGCGCACCTCGTATTCCAGCTTGAGGTCGGCACGCAGCATGTCCGGCACGGTGGCGCCCGGCTGGATCGCCTTGGGCGTCATGTCCGGGGTGGCTTCGAGAAACAGGATGCGTTGCAGCAGGGCATCGGCGTGTTCGGTCTCCTCCTCCATCTCGTGGTTGAGGCGTTCGTAGAGCTTGCTGAAGCCCCAGTCCTGATACATGCGCGAATGCAGGAAATACTGGTCGCGGGCGGCAAGCTCGCCGCGCAGCAGATCCTTGAGATATTCGACGACTTCAGCCTGGCCTTGCATGGGAATGTCCTTCACGAAACAGCGGATCAGGAGAGAAGCTTCGACCCTGTTCGAGCAATGGTCAAGCCTGTAAATGCCCCAGCTAACGGAGCGATTCGTATTTCGCCAAAGCCGCATGGCAGCTAGGCTGCAGGGCTTTTTGCGAAGCCCGGAAAAGACCGTGGCAGGACCGTAATGGCCAGGCCGCCGAACACCAGCAAACAGGCCAGCCAGCCCAGCACCGTGAGCGACTCACCGAGCAGCAACCAGCCGGCCAGCAGCCCCGATACCGGCACCGCCAGGGCAAAAGGTGCAACCAGGCTGGCCGGGTAACGGCGCAGCAGGAAACTCCAGATGGCGAAGCCGATGGTGGTGGCGAGGAAGGCGATATACAGCAACGCGCCGACACCGCTCCAGCTGGCCTGGGTCAACGCCGTAGTGATCGCCTGCGGCCCCTCGAACAGGTAGGACAGGCCCAGCAGCGGCAGCACCGGCACCAGGCTGACCCAGCAGATAAGGCGCAGCATGTCGCTGGCGCCGGAGCGTTTGGTGGCGATATTGGCGCAGGCCCAGGCCAGCGCGGCGGCGACCACCAAAGCGAAAGCCAGCAGGCTGTTACCCAGCGGCCGCTGCCAGCCGATCAACAGCAGGCCAGCCGCCGCCAACAGCAAGCCGAACAGCGCCCGCGCCGTGGGCCGCTCGCCCAGCAGCAGGGCGGCGATCAGCACGGTGAAGAACACCTGGCTCTGCAGCACCAGCGACGACAGCCCGGCCGGCATGCCCAGGTACATGCCGACGAACAACAGGCCGAACTTGAGCACCCCGAGCAACAGGCCGATCTGCACGATGCGCCACCACGGCGCCGGCAGCGGGCCACGCAGGAACAACAACGGCAACGCCGCCAGGGCGAAGCGCAGGGCGCAGAACAGCAGCGGCGGAAAGTCCTGCAGACCGACCTTGATCACCACGAAATTGACGCCCCAGATCAGGGTAACCAGCAGGGCCAGGAGGATATGCGGCACAGACATGGCGGAGCTCCGAACAAACTCCCCGCACACTAGCAGTTGCCGTAAGCCGTGCAGCGATACAGTTGCCGAGTAACAGCATGCTGGCGATCACGCAAAGCGCGGGGCGATTCATACTCCCCTCTCCCCTCTCCCCAGCCCTCTCCCGTAAACGGGAGAGGGAGCAAAGCGGGCGGCACATCGGTGAAGGGCTACCAGTTGTTGTAGCCCGGATGCAATCTGGGAAACAGGCAGCTCCGCTCCCGGATTGCATCCGGGCTACGGCTGGCTGAAAAGCCCGTGGCAACGGTAGGGGCAGGTAAAGCATCCAGACCGTAGGAGCGAGCTCTGCTCGCGAAGCTTTCGAGGGTGCCCAGTTCGCGAGCAGAGCTCGCTCCTACAGTTTGCCCTGCGCAGAAAAAACGCCGCAATTCCTGGGCGAAATTGCGGCGTTATCTTCAGCGAACAGCATCAGGCTATGGAGCGGGCGTTTTCCTGTGCAGCAATCAGCTGGCCCAGGGCGGTGGCGGGGGCTCGTCGCGCGGGGCGTCTTCGGCGTTGCGCAGGGCTTCCAGGCGCGCCTGTTCGGCCAGGGCGGCCTTGATCTCGCGCATCACTGCCTCGACGTCGGCCTCTTCTTCCGGCTCGTCGAACTCGCCGGTCAGCGGGCTTTCCGGGGTCAGCTCGCCGGCCTCGAACAACGCCCACATTTCCTTGGCGTACTTGGTGTAGAGCAGCTCGGGGGCGAACTGACCGAAGTACTCGGCCATGTTGCGCACATCGCGTTCGAGCATGCTGAAGGCATGGTTGTTCGCCGCCGCGTCCACCGCCTGCGGCAGGTCGATGATCACCGGGCCTTCCGGGCCGAGCAGCACGTTGAATTCGGAAAGATCGCCATGCACCAGACCGGCGCACAGCATCTTGACGATTTCGCCGATCATGAACGCGTGAAATTCGCGAGCATCGTCAGGCAACAGATCGACATCGTTCAGGCGCGGAGCGACATCGCCGCTGCCGTCGCCGACCAGCTCCATGAGCAGCACACCATCCATGTAGTCGTAGGGCGTGGGCACCCGCACACCGGCGGCAGCCAGACGGAACAGGGCGGCCACTTCGGCGTTCTGCCAGGCCTCTTCCTGCTCCTTGCGGCCATGCTTGCTGCCCTTGGCCATGGCGCGGGCGTCGCGGCTGTTGCGGGTCTTGCGGCCTTCCTGGTACTCGGCGGCCTGGCGGAAGCCGCGCTTGTTGGCTTCCTTGTAGACCTTGGCGCAGCGCAATTCGCTGCCGCAGCGCACGACATACACGGCGGCTTCCTTGCCGCTCATCAGCGGACGGATCACCTCGTCGATCAAACCATCTTCAAGCACGGGTTCCAGGCGTTTCGGGGTCTTCATTGCGCGGGCTAAGGGTCCTGTCGAAAAAGGCTGGAGGAAATGCTGCCGTTATACGGCAATCCGGCGGTCTCGCCCAG encodes:
- a CDS encoding class I SAM-dependent methyltransferase encodes the protein MLVWEGNRFSIGDRKFQIMVELTDLYTLKNQDGFILGKPRRYLDKYCEHLAGKTFQNIFELGIFRGGSTIFLNEMFKPEKLVAIDFNSQPVGILNRYAQEPGNSGAVLPFYGVDQSDVSRLSDIYHETFGSAPLDLVVDDASHFLDETRASFNFLFPKLRAGGTYIIEDWAWAHQACDFKGLNEGFAEKPSMANLIIDIVLASVAAPGLFDEVSINDGFVMVTKGATPIDGEFDIRAYNFHRGQVMGQQDYFA
- the bfr gene encoding bacterioferritin yields the protein MQGQAEVVEYLKDLLRGELAARDQYFLHSRMYQDWGFSKLYERLNHEMEEETEHADALLQRILFLEATPDMTPKAIQPGATVPDMLRADLKLEYEVREALSKGMTLCEKHKDYISRDMLGLQLKDTEEDHAYWLEQQLGLIDRVGLQNYLQSQA
- a CDS encoding EamA family transporter, whose protein sequence is MSVPHILLALLVTLIWGVNFVVIKVGLQDFPPLLFCALRFALAALPLLFLRGPLPAPWWRIVQIGLLLGVLKFGLLFVGMYLGMPAGLSSLVLQSQVFFTVLIAALLLGERPTARALFGLLLAAAGLLLIGWQRPLGNSLLAFALVVAAALAWACANIATKRSGASDMLRLICWVSLVPVLPLLGLSYLFEGPQAITTALTQASWSGVGALLYIAFLATTIGFAIWSFLLRRYPASLVAPFALAVPVSGLLAGWLLLGESLTVLGWLACLLVFGGLAITVLPRSFPGFAKSPAA
- a CDS encoding PA4780 family RIO1-like protein kinase, whose product is MKTPKRLEPVLEDGLIDEVIRPLMSGKEAAVYVVRCGSELRCAKVYKEANKRGFRQAAEYQEGRKTRNSRDARAMAKGSKHGRKEQEEAWQNAEVAALFRLAAAGVRVPTPYDYMDGVLLMELVGDGSGDVAPRLNDVDLLPDDAREFHAFMIGEIVKMLCAGLVHGDLSEFNVLLGPEGPVIIDLPQAVDAAANNHAFSMLERDVRNMAEYFGQFAPELLYTKYAKEMWALFEAGELTPESPLTGEFDEPEEEADVEAVMREIKAALAEQARLEALRNAEDAPRDEPPPPPWAS